One genomic region from Fictibacillus marinisediminis encodes:
- the rlmD gene encoding 23S rRNA (uracil(1939)-C(5))-methyltransferase RlmD: protein MAKETANHKQKTALNKGQTISLKIKRLGINGEGVGFYKRTVVFVPGALPGEEITAQIENVYPNRAEAKVKSIRKKSKDRVDPPCPIYEQCGGCQLQHLSYAGQLREKQDVVRQAFERYTKIKPEDLPLKSTIGMEHPWEYRNKSQLQAAKDKDKVIAGLYGLNSHHIIDLDQCMVQHPETVRVTNAVKKILEDLNISIYHEKKRTGIIRTIVVRTGFETGETQLVLVTAQKKIPRKELLVSEIKKRIPNITSIVQNVNDKKTSIIFGDQTISLEGPETIGEQLGELSFDLSARAFFQLNPKQTVKLYDEAKKAAKLTGTEKIVDAYCGAGTIGLWLAPDAREVRGMDVIDESIRNAKENAKRHGFSNTHYETGKAEEILPMWLKEGWQPDVIVVDPPRTGCDQAFLKTVGKIKPKRMVYVSCNPSTLAKDVHMLISEGFKVESLTPVDMFPHTAHVEVVCSLVWEK, encoded by the coding sequence ATGGCAAAAGAAACAGCCAACCACAAACAAAAAACAGCATTAAATAAAGGGCAAACCATCTCACTCAAAATTAAACGCCTCGGCATTAATGGTGAGGGAGTTGGTTTTTATAAACGCACGGTTGTTTTTGTTCCAGGTGCTCTTCCTGGGGAAGAAATAACCGCGCAGATTGAAAATGTTTATCCCAATCGGGCGGAAGCAAAAGTAAAAAGCATCCGCAAAAAATCAAAAGACCGGGTTGATCCGCCTTGTCCGATTTATGAACAATGCGGCGGCTGCCAGCTTCAGCATCTCAGCTATGCAGGACAGCTGAGAGAGAAGCAGGATGTAGTCCGTCAGGCCTTTGAGCGCTATACGAAAATAAAACCGGAAGATCTGCCGCTTAAATCAACCATTGGCATGGAACACCCTTGGGAATACCGCAACAAGAGCCAGCTTCAAGCAGCTAAAGATAAAGACAAGGTCATCGCGGGGCTCTATGGACTAAATTCTCATCACATTATCGATCTAGATCAGTGCATGGTACAGCATCCCGAGACGGTTCGCGTAACCAATGCTGTGAAAAAAATTCTGGAGGATCTGAACATCTCCATTTATCATGAGAAAAAACGCACGGGGATCATCAGAACGATCGTCGTAAGGACAGGCTTTGAAACAGGGGAAACACAGCTGGTCTTAGTAACGGCTCAAAAAAAGATTCCTCGTAAAGAACTGCTTGTGTCAGAAATCAAGAAACGGATTCCGAATATTACTTCCATCGTTCAAAACGTGAATGATAAGAAAACATCCATCATTTTCGGCGATCAAACGATTTCATTGGAAGGACCGGAAACCATCGGTGAACAATTAGGTGAATTGTCATTTGATCTGTCGGCTCGTGCATTCTTTCAGCTGAATCCTAAGCAAACGGTAAAATTGTATGATGAGGCGAAGAAAGCTGCGAAACTGACTGGTACAGAAAAAATTGTGGACGCGTATTGCGGAGCTGGAACGATCGGGCTCTGGCTTGCTCCAGATGCGCGTGAAGTCAGAGGGATGGACGTCATCGATGAGTCGATACGAAATGCAAAAGAAAACGCGAAAAGGCATGGATTTTCGAACACACATTATGAGACGGGCAAAGCAGAGGAAATTCTTCCGATGTGGCTGAAAGAAGGATGGCAGCCGGACGTTATTGTGGTTGATCCTCCTAGAACGGGCTGTGATCAGGCCTTCTTAAAAACAGTAGGGAAGATTAAGCCGAAGAGAATGGTTTATGTTTCATGCAACCCATCCACCTTGGCAAAAGATGTCCACATGTTGATAAGTGAAGGGTTTAAAGTTGAAAGCCTGACACCTGTGGATATGTTTCCTCATACGGCTCATGTCGAAGTGGTTTGTTCACTTGTCTGGGAGAAATAA